The region AGCCACGAGAACCCTGTATACAACCCGGCTTCACTGGAAGCAGGTGGCATTCATTACCACAAATACCCCACCGTGTCAAAAATCCCTCCAACGCCGGACGAAGTGAGGGATTTTATTTTCCTGGTAGATCGGTTGCAGAACGAAATCACCAATAAGATGGAGAAGTCCACTGATCCTAGACCCGTGGTTGGGGTGCACTGTCATTACGGCTTCAACCGGACTGGTTTCCTGATCGTTAGTTACCTCATCGAGCGATGCGGATTCGGCGTCCAGGAAGCCATTGATGAGTTCGAGAGACGCCGTCCACCCGGTATTCGGCACGGGCACTTCATTGATACACTATTTGTGCGATATTGCGTCGGGCTGAAGAGGGCCCCGACGCTTTgatttgtttgtttctgtttcGGGCATTGGCGTTGGCGGATATCATTACAATTGACGAGTTATGATGATACCTAATGTTATAGACTACATGTACATTATTCAAGCTAAAGTTCTTCATATTTTATGGATATTCAGCGGGGAATGAATAAGCTTTCTTTTATTGGTCTCCGGAATTCCCAGCAGATACCTTATAGAGGCCGGTCTTTACCGTGCAACAAGCAACTTGCCTTGGGGTCTGCTTTAGAATACAAAGTAGGTACTAGGTACAAAGCCCGTACGGTAGCCTACTTATGGACTTCCAACTCCAGGTCGGTCCACGGGTCCACGGGTGATGCTGAGTACTGCCCAAAGAGGAAGGAATGATCGTGAGCCTGGCATGCACCGGTCATGGCCTAGTCGCGCCTGCCCCCCGACAATAGGACATAAAGTCCTTTTGTGGGAAGGAGCAATGTATACCTAGGAAGGGGCGAGGATTGCTCCTTCCAAAAGACTCCATATCATATATAGGAAGGAGCGAAGGTTGCTCCTTCCCGGGATGCAACTTCCGTAGGAATGTCCAAGAGCACCCTCCATATATGGGCATCATTAATGCCGGGCTATGAATGCTACCTACCGTCGcaattctaattaatataccaGTAATGTCAGATTCTGGCCATGTTCAACCTTGGTCCTAGCTGGAGGAAGGCTAGAGATGCCTGGACGAGTTTTATGCATTAGTGACTTGTGTTCGTGTTGGTAAATATGTACATAATCGGCTAGAAGACCGTATAGTGAAAGAATAAACATTCGGACGCTCAAAATTGCCTTTGGGGCTGGTGCAAGTTCGGTTCCTTGAGATCACTCCGCATCAACGGCGTTTTCATGCTCCTGCTTTGAACTGTTGCTGACGGTATCGTCTACTGCAAACCCGACAATCTTTCCCGAAGACGACGGTCGACGAGTCTCTTCAAGGACATCCCCGTTCCATGGCTTGCATTTCTTGACAAGCTCCCCGCAACGCAGACAGACCCAGCcttcgccctcttcgccttcaaGTTTTTGGACTATACATACAAAACAATAAACGCAGCCGCAGGGTATTGTTTCGTACGGATTCGTAATATCCGTATGCGCGGAGCCGCTGATCCCCCCTGATGAGGCCATGACTTCATTTTCTGTTGCTGTGTTTTCATCGGTTGCCTTATAGCAGATCGCGCAGGTGCGTTCTGGAAGGAACGAGAGCTCACCCTGTTTCTCGTTgacgtcgtcatcgtcgtcggtgcTTGTTCGGATTGCGGACATTGCTTTGCGCCACGCTCGGGAGACCCATCGCCGCCAGCGACTGATACCAAcgagggggaggagaaataagagAAATTCGGTAAAGGCGTGCCATACTAGTTGACGATTTAGATATTCGAATGAGACTTCGCGGCTTGCCTGGGCGGATGGTGGAGTAAGGCGCATGCGGAGGAGACGATCAACTAGGGTTCGATAGTGACCGTTTACGAGAAAAACGAGGAAGGAGGCAAAGGCTGCGATTGAGTGCGTAGTGGAGAGGAGGTTCGTTATCCGTCCTAGCGACCGAACTTCCTGTGATGGTTCCTCGTAGCCGCCTTCTTGGTTAATAAGCCAGTTCTCCCACTTGTCCCAGGCATAGCGGCCGCCCACTGTCAGGAGACCGTATAGAGACTTTTGTAGTTTTGTCGGTGTCGAGTAAACAGGTCCTTTGCTGCGACTATCGACGTATTTTAGGCTTTGTAAAGCCGCGCCATAGGAGGCATCATGGTCCCATATTGAGAGTTTGAAGAGGATCGCACGAAGGGCAAGTTGGATTTCATTCGACCAGTCGTCGCGCAAATGGGCCTAGACAAAGGAAGTGAGCAACATCATTAAAGAGTAGATATATGCGAGAGAAAGCATACTCCGAAGTATTTGAGCGCTTCCCCGACCTGCCCCTTCAGCAGGCCGAGTagctcctcatccaggagCTCTGCATCAACTTGACCGACACGGAAGGCGGGCCTCGTTCCTTCGCGACCTTTGATTGCATCCCATAATGAGAAGCCTGATTGCGGTAGGGTATTCAGGGGGTAGGGAAGTCGTTGCACGGCGGGATGGTTGGTCACTGAAGACCGTTGTTGATCTGCGAGTCGGCCATGAGCTTCGGCCTCACGTCGTCGACGGCGTTCCAGAACGCGCTGCTGGGCAGCGACAAAATTGGCCGAGCTCATAGTCGCGGCATCATGCGATTGAAGGGAGAGGGATCTAAAGTCGACGCGGAGTGAACGCTACCAGCTCCAGCCGCCACCATGGATGCTTCGGTCGGTTCCCCAGATCGGGGCCGCAATCAGCCGAGGTTGACGGACCACACGTGATTACATTACTCAGTTGTTACATAATCACCATCTATTGAGTCCTAACTTATCCAACTTCAAGCCTCGTTGGTGCACTTTTTATGCTTTTTATGAAATAAGGAACCGAAAGATTTTCGACGTAGCCCAAGATAATAGAAAAGCTTGATTTCAGTTAACCATTTTAGTTTCTACTTCTGGACCATGGTCCACCAGATCGAAACGCAAGATAAGCACGTGCGGGGATCGCTGGATGTGAATCGATACCTAAGCTGCAAGTTTCAAGATGGGGCACTGCCTCGACAGCTTGGATGCGCCCCCAAGGTGCTCGATCCTTCGCATGAGCTGCTGATCGTTGGCCCCTCCTTCTGTCTGGCCTCGCGTGAGGTCGAGAGATCTTTTGCAAGCAACATGTCCTGCTGAGCAATTTCCCCAGTTTGATGTTACATTTGGCTGAGACAACCTGCTTGTCGTTTGACTATAAGGGGACTAGACCCCGCACGACTCTGCAAACCAAAACTTGGGAATCTTCTCTGGGATACTGATTCATATGCTTTGGGACCTGATCGCAATGAAGACCCTCGCGGCTCTGCTAGGAATTGGGGCTTCAGCCATCGCCCAGGTTGCGACCGCAACCCAACCCTCGCAGTCGGATATAGCGGCTAGTGCTGCGACTGTCGAGCCTTATTCTCCTGTTTCGAATGTCGAGGGCCTTGCCTTCAACCGAATCTTCCAGGTCTGGTTTGAGAATATTGTACGGTCATGGCACTCATTACATGCCTGTTCTCACGGCTAACAATACCTCACATCGCACAGGACTTCGAAGATTCTTCGGCAGACGAGAATTTGAAGTGGCTGGCCTCGAAAGGAATTGCCTTGTGAGCTGTGTTAATCAGTCAACATTGCTCCTCTCTGACTCGACCTAGGACGAACCTCTATGCACTTACCCACCCCTCTGAACCGAATTATTGTGCTGCAGCGGGAGGTGACACCTTTGGCATGGACAATGATGATTTTCAACGGGTACCAGCAAATGTCTCGACAGTGGTTGATCTTTTAGATACCAAGTATATCGCATGGGGTGAGTATCAAGAGCACATGCCTTATCCTGGGTTTCAAGGTTATGAATATCCAAACCAAGAGACCAAAGCGAACGACTACGTGCGGAAACACAACCCGCTTATCTTATATGACTCGGTCACCGAGAACAACATGCGCGGGCGCCAAATCAAGAACTTTACAAACTTCGAAGTTGATCTGGCAAACGAGAAGCTCCCGCAGTGGGCTTTCTTCACTCCAAACATGACCAACGATGCTCACGATACCAGCATCACCTTTGCCGCCAATTGGCTGCGTGGATGGATCTCGCCACTACTCGAAAATGATTACTTCATGAACGACACCCTCATCCTTATCACTTTCGATGAAGACAAAACATATACCAAAACCAACCGGATATTCAGCATCCTTCTGGGCGGCGCCGTTCCCGATCACCTGCACGGCACTGAGGATGATACGTTTTATACCCACTATTCAATCATTGCTTCTGTGTCAGCCAACTGGGGTCTTCCATCCCTCGGTCGCTGGGATTGCGGAGCCAACCTTCTAGAAATTGTAGCCAACAAGACTGGCTATGTCAACTTCGACGTCGACACCACGAATCTGAGACTCAATCAGACTTACCCCGGGCCTCTCTCAAATGGGGAACTTTCCGAATATTCACCAGACTGGCCAATACCGCTGACAGATGGTGACTGTTCGGCTGGTCACGGAATTCTTGATATTGTCAAGGACACCTACGCTaacaccaaaccaacctaCAATTATACAAGCCCCTTCCCTTACGATACTAAGAGTGGGTACAATGTGGATGTCAAGGCTACGAGGAAAGGTTCATAGATGACTTTTTAAATGCGGCAACGTAAGCGCAGTATGCGAATCTCAATATCCAATGGCGTGATGTGCATAAGGACTGGCCTTCTTTTTTGAACCCTAGCCATGGTCAAATTATTTCCAGGGCTGTAAACATCAACGCAAAGTAGTAACCATATAGCCCACCCTTCTTCCTGGCCTGTATTTTGCTCACGAGCTCATCTTGATCAAAACAGTCTTGGTCTCGAGGTAGTTGTCTAGACTATTTAGGAACCCTTCACGGCCGACGCCACTCATCTTATACCCACCGAATGGCATGTCCTTGGCGATATTAGGGCTTGTGCAATTAACCCCAACAGTGCCAGCCTCTAGCAGCTTGGACGCACGCACCGCGCGCTCAAGGTCCTTCGTGAAGACAGCAGCATAAAGTCCAAACTCAGAGTCATTTGCTTTCTGAATAGCCTCGTCCTCTGTCTTAAAGGTGTTGATAACCACAACTGGACCAAACACTTCCTCTTTAACAATACGCGAGTCTTCGGGCATGTTCTCGAAGACGGTTGGCTTGATAAAGTACCCGTCTCCCGCATCACCTCCCATACTCATTTTGCCGTCTTTCTCTCCAAGGGAAATATACGACTTTACACGTTCGTACTGTTTCTCATCGACCTGCGGCCCGTGAGACGTAGCTGGTTCCAAGGGATTCCCAACGACCGCACTGATGCCGAATTTCTCTTTGAAAAGAGCCAGAAACTTCTCGGCCACGGTCTCCTGAACATAGATCCGGGAGTTAGCCATGCAAGTCTGGCCGCTCTGAAATTGGACGCTGAACTGTGTCTGCTGCGCGGCACTGTCCAGATCGGCGTCGTCGAAAATTACGGCCGGTGACTTCCCACCGAGCTCCATATGGACGACTTTCATGTttgatgctgctgccgccgcttGGATCTTCTGGCCGGTGAATGAAGACCCTGTGAAGCTGATGCAACGCACATCCATGTGAGATGCCAAGGTACTTCCAGCTGGTTGACCATGCCCGGAAAGCACGTTTATAACGCCTGGTGGGAAGCCGATTTCGGCGATTAGTCTAGCCGCCAGAGCAGACTGGTATAGGTGTCAGAAACCAACATGAAAAAAGGAGTGAGAAAACCGCTTAGCTTACCGTTAGTGGAGCTTTCTCGCTACTCTTCAACACTACTGTGTTTCCAGCGGCTAGGGCTGGGGCAACcttgaaggcgaagaaggccaaagGGACGTTCCATGGGATAATGGCCGCAATCACGCCATATGGCTGTTTAAGGGTGAGGTTAAAGCTGCCAGGAGTATTCAACGAGGATGTTCCTTGAGCTGTCCACCCGGCCTCAGCGAAATAGGCGAAGGTGTCTGCTGCGAAGGCACCATCAATGTATGCTGATACGGGCTTTCCCGTGGACAGACTCTCCAATCTAGCGAATTCATCGTTGTATTTGCGAATTAGATCCGCTAATTTACGGAGGTAGACGCCCCTGTCAGAGGGCGACAGGTCTCTCCAGGCTGGGAAGGCTGCTTTGGCTGCGGCCACGGCCTGGTTGGTATCGTCCTCACTTGCCTGAGAAACTTGCCTGACGTTTAGCATCAAGCCTGAATAATAGATAACATGAGATCCTTCCCTCACCTTCTGCAATTGTCTTTCGCG is a window of Aspergillus puulaauensis MK2 DNA, chromosome 4, nearly complete sequence DNA encoding:
- the PEX2 gene encoding pex2/pex10/pex12 family protein (COG:O;~EggNog:ENOG410PH42;~InterPro:IPR006845;~PFAM:PF04757;~TransMembrane:2 (i205-227o259-280i)), which codes for MSSANFVAAQQRVLERRRRREAEAHGRLADQQRSSVTNHPAVQRLPYPLNTLPQSGFSLWDAIKGREGTRPAFRVGQVDAELLDEELLGLLKGQVGEALKYFGAHLRDDWSNEIQLALRAILFKLSIWDHDASYGAALQSLKYVDSRSKGPVYSTPTKLQKSLYGLLTVGGRYAWDKWENWLINQEGGYEEPSQEVRSLGRITNLLSTTHSIAAFASFLVFLVNGHYRTLVDRLLRMRLTPPSAQASREVSFEYLNRQLVWHAFTEFLLFLLPLVGISRWRRWVSRAWRKAMSAIRTSTDDDDDVNEKQGELSFLPERTCAICYKATDENTATENEVMASSGGISGSAHTDITNPYETIPCGCVYCFVCIVQKLEGEEGEGWVCLRCGELVKKCKPWNGDVLEETRRPSSSGKIVGFAVDDTVSNSSKQEHENAVDAE
- a CDS encoding acid phosphatase PHOa (COG:S;~EggNog:ENOG410PH8E;~InterPro:IPR007312;~PFAM:PF04185;~SECRETED:SignalP(1-28);~go_function: GO:0016788 - hydrolase activity, acting on ester bonds [Evidence IEA]), whose protein sequence is MLWDLIAMKTLAALLGIGASAIAQVATATQPSQSDIAASAATVEPYSPVSNVEGLAFNRIFQVWFENIDFEDSSADENLKWLASKGIALTNLYALTHPSEPNYCAAAGGDTFGMDNDDFQRVPANVSTVVDLLDTKYIAWGEYQEHMPYPGFQGYEYPNQETKANDYVRKHNPLILYDSVTENNMRGRQIKNFTNFEVDLANEKLPQWAFFTPNMTNDAHDTSITFAANWLRGWISPLLENDYFMNDTLILITFDEDKTYTKTNRIFSILLGGAVPDHLHGTEDDTFYTHYSIIASVSANWGLPSLGRWDCGANLLEIVANKTGYVNFDVDTTNLRLNQTYPGPLSNGELSEYSPDWPIPLTDGDCSAGHGILDIVKDTYANTKPTYNYTSPFPYDTKSGYNVDVKATRKGS
- a CDS encoding uncharacterized protein (COG:C;~EggNog:ENOG410PUP5;~InterPro:IPR015590,IPR029510,IPR016161,IPR016162, IPR016163;~PFAM:PF00171;~go_function: GO:0016491 - oxidoreductase activity [Evidence IEA];~go_function: GO:0016620 - oxidoreductase activity, acting on the aldehyde or oxo group of donors, NAD or NADP as acceptor [Evidence IEA];~go_process: GO:0055114 - oxidation-reduction process [Evidence IEA]), with translation MVQTDGSQVADGPLESVETRLFINGEFRPPSDGKTFSLINPFTRKTIAEVSQASEDDTNQAVAAAKAAFPAWRDLSPSDRGVYLRKLADLIRKYNDEFARLESLSTGKPVSAYIDGAFAADTFAYFAEAGWTAQGTSSLNTPGSFNLTLKQPYGVIAAIIPWNVPLAFFAFKVAPALAAGNTVVLKSSEKAPLTSALAARLIAEIGFPPGVINVLSGHGQPAGSTLASHMDVRCISFTGSSFTGQKIQAAAAASNMKVVHMELGGKSPAVIFDDADLDSAAQQTQFSVQFQSGQTCMANSRIYVQETVAEKFLALFKEKFGISAVVGNPLEPATSHGPQVDEKQYERVKSYISLGEKDGKMSMGGDAGDGYFIKPTVFENMPEDSRIVKEEVFGPVVVINTFKTEDEAIQKANDSEFGLYAAVFTKDLERAVRASKLLEAGTVGVNCTSPNIAKDMPFGGYKMSGVGREGFLNSLDNYLETKTVLIKMSS